Proteins encoded within one genomic window of Equus caballus isolate H_3958 breed thoroughbred chromosome 20, TB-T2T, whole genome shotgun sequence:
- the OR2J3H gene encoding olfactory receptor family 2 subfamily J member 3H (The RefSeq protein has 1 substitution compared to this genomic sequence), whose product MTMEKINATSESYFVLLGFSNWPHFEVALFVVILMFYLMTLIGNLFIILLSYLDSHLHTPMYFFLSNLSFLDLCYTSSIIPQFLVNLWGPEKTISYAGCMTQLYFSLALGSTECVLLVVMSYDRYVAVCRPLHYTVLMHPRFCHLLALASWVSGFTTSSLHSSFTFWVPLCGNRQVDHFLCEVPALLLLSCVDTHANELTLLVTSSIFVLIPLILILSSHGAITRAVLRMQSTTGLQKVFRTCGSHLMVVSLFFIPAMCIYLQPPSGNSQDQGKFIALFYTVVTPSLNPLIYTLRNKDVRGAVKRLMMLQ is encoded by the coding sequence ATGACGATGGAAAAAATCAATGCAACTTCTGAAAGCTACTTTGTTCTGCTGGGTTTTTCTAATTGGCCTCATTTTGAAGTAGCTCTCTTTGTGGTTATCTTGATGTTCTACTTGATGACATTGATAGGTAACCTGTTCATCATTCTCTTGTCATACCTGGACTCCCatctccacactcccatgtacttcttcctctcaaaCCTCTCTTTTCTGGATCTCTGCTACACCAGCAGCATCATCCCCCAGTTTCTGGTCAACCTCTGGGGCCCAGAGAAAACCATCTCTTATGCTGGTTGCATGACTCAACTTTACTTTTCCCTTGCACTGGGAAGCACAGAGTGTGTGCTACTAGTGGTGATGTCCTATGACCGATATGTAGCTGTATGTAGACCCTTGCATTACACTGTCCTCATGCACCCTCGTTTCTGCCACCTTTTGGCTTTGGCTTCTTGGGTAAGTGGATTTACCACCTCATCACTTCATTCCTCCTTTACCTTCTGGGTACCACTGTGTGGAAATCGCCAAGTGGACCATTTCTTGTGCGAAGTTCCAGCACTGCTGCTACTGTCATGTGTTGATACACATGCTAATGAGCTGACCCTCCTGGTCACCAGTTCTATTTTTGTTCTCATACCTCTCATCCTCATTCTCAGCTCCTATGGTGCCATTACCCGGGCTGTGCTGAGGATGCAGTCAACAACTGGACTTCAGAAAGTCTTTAGGACATGTGGCTCCCATCTTATGGTCGTATCCCTCTTTTTCATTCCAGCCATGTGTATATATCTCCAACCACCGTCGGGAAATTCTCAAGATCAAGGCAAGTTCATTGCCCTCTTTTATACTGTTGTCACCCCTAGCCTCAATCCTTTAATCTACACTCTAAGAAACAAAGATGTGAGAGGTGCAGTAA